The sequence CGATTGTTGCCCGGATGACTCGTTCCAGCATGCTAGAGGTTATTAACCAAGACTATATTCGCACGGCCCGTGCCAAAGGGGTTAGGGAGCGGATTGTTATATATCAACATGCTTTAAAAAACGCGTTAATTCCAGTTATTACCGTAGTTGGTTTGAGCTTTGGCAGCTTGCTTGGCGGCGCCGTTCTTGCCGAGAGCGTGTTTGCCATTAACGGAATGGGCAGGCTGATTTACGACGCGATTAACAACCGTGACTTTCCTGTCATGCAAGGTGGCATTTTAGTTGCTTCGCTTTTATTCGTCCTTGTTAACTTGCTTGTAGACATTGCCTATCGATTCGTAAACAAACGGGTTGAAACTGAATAAATCGTTTAAGAGAAAGGAGTGAGACGATTGGCTAATGATCCGATCTTGCAAATACGTGATCTACGTACTTCTTTTTTCACGAAGGAATTGGAAGTAAAAGCAGTAGATGGTGTGACATTTGATGTTGAAAAAGGAAAGACGCTTGGCATTGTTGGGGAATCTGGTTCTGGTAAAAGCATTACGTCCCTATCAATATTAAATTTGCTCTCACATCCAGGAAAAGTGGTCGGTGGGGAGATTTTGTTTAAGGGCGATGATTTGTTGAAAAAAACGCCTGCGCAAATGCGGAAAATTCGCGGCAACGAAATTTCGATGATTTTCCAAGAGCCGATGACATCGTTAAACCCGACCTTTACAGTCGGCCAGCAAATTAGTGAGTCTTTTCGCATTCATGAACATTTATCCAAAAAACAAGCACGCGCTCGTTCCATTGAGATGTTGAAACTGGTTGGCATTCCTTCTCCTGAGAAACGGATTGACCAATACCCGTTTGAGCTTTCAGGCGGAATGCGGCAACGTGTCATGATTGCAATCGCTCTTGCGTGCAACCCAGACTTGCTCATTGCGGATGAACCGACAACCGCACTCGATGTGACGATTCAAGCGCAAATTCTTGAGTTAATTAAAGACTTGCAAAATCGCCTTGGCATGTCTGTTATCATGATTACTCACGACCTTGGGGTTGTAGCGGAGACATGCGACAACGTCGCCGTAATGTACGGTGGACAAGTCGTGGAGTACGCTTCTGTCCATGACTTGTTTACAAAACCGCGCCACCCATATACAGTCGGCCTTATGCAATCGTTGCCGCGCCATGATGAAGACGTAGAAGGCGATTTGTCTATTATAAAAGGTTCTGTGCCAGCGCCAGCCGATATGCCAAAGGGCTGCCGTTTTGCGCCTCGCTGCCCATTTGCAAGCGACATTTGCAAAGAGCTGCCTGAACTCGAAACAAATGAAGACGGCAGCCAAATCCGCTGCTGGATTTACACGGATAAATGGGATAAGCCGGAGGTGAATGTACGTGAGCAATACGCTACTAAAAGTTGACCATTTAAAGCAGTATTTCCCGATTAAAGGGGGCTTTTTAGGGCGGACGGTCAACCATGTCAAAGCGGTTGATGACATTTCGTTTGAAGTGAAAGAAGGCGAAACGGTTTCGATTGTAGGGGAATCCGGCTGCGGAAAGTCTACAACTGGCCGAGCAATTCTCCGACTTGACGAACCGACTTCAGGAAAAATCCAGTTCCAAGGCGAAGATTTGCTTTCACTGAACCGCGCCCAAATGCGTAAAAAACGCAAAGACTTGCAAATTATTTTCCAAGATCCTTATGCATCAATTAATCCGCGGCAAACGGTTCGCCAAGTGCTGTCGGAAGCGATGACCATCCAAGGGGTTGCGCCTGCCAAAGATCATGATCGGCTTATTCGCGAACTAATGAAAACGGTCGGTTTAGGCGAACACCAAATTGATCGCTTCCCTCACGAATTTAGTGGCGGCCAGCGTCAACGCGTTGGTATCGCCAGAGCTTTGGCTGTCAATCCAAAATTGATCATTTGCGACGAAGCCGTTTCCGCGCTTGATGTATCGATCCAAGCACAAGTAATTAATTTGCTCAAAAAACTGCAGCGTGAACTAAAATTAACGTATTTGTTTATTTCCCATGACTTAGGCGTTGTCCGTCATATTTCAGACCGCGTCATTGTCATGTATCTTGGCCGCATTGTCGAAATGGGCGATAAAAAATCAGTTTTCGATAATCCACAGCATCCGTATACAAAAGCGCTGCTGTCTGCGATTCCAAAACCGGATCCGAGCATTAAAAAGGAGCGCATCATTTTGCAAGGCGACGTGCCATCGCCAATTGATCCCCCAAGCGGATGCCGTTTTCATACACGTTGCCCATTTGCAACAGAAAAATGCAAAACAGAAGTCCCTGAATTGCGGACAACCAAAGGAATGGCAAATAGCCATGCCGGGGCATGCCATTATATGGAGGAAATTTCTTCTGGCGAACACCAACCTGCTTATTCTTAAAAACACGAAAAAGCCTGCTTTCGGCCATCAAAATGGCCAAAAGCAGGCTTTTATGTTTACAAGACTTTGCTTAAAAACGATTTTGTACGCTCGTTTTTCGTTTGTTCAAAAATCTCTACAGGCGTGCCCTCTTCAACAAGGCGACCCTCATCCATAAAGATAACGCGATCACCGACTTCACGGGCAAACCCCATTTCATGTGTGACGACAATCATCGTCATCCCTTCCAATGCCAATTCTTTCATGACAGAAAGGACGTCGCCGACAAGCTCAGGGTCTAGTGCTGACGTCGGTTCATCAAACAGCATCACTTTCGGATTCATTGACAACGCTCTTGCAATCGCAACACGCTGTTTTTGCCCGCCTGACAAGCTGGCCGGGTAAGCATCTGCTTTATCCCCTAAACCGACTTTCTCAAGAAGCTTCTTGGCTGCCGCAACCGCTTCCCCTTTTTCAATGCCCCGCACTTTCAATGGCGCAAGCGTGATATTTTCCAATACCGTCTTGTGAGGAAACAAATTAAAATGTTGAAACACCATGCCAACCTCCTGGCGCACAGCATTAATATTCGTTTTCGGATCGGCAATATTGACGCCATCAATGACGACTTCCCCAGCCGTAATGTCTTCAAGCCGGTTTAAACAGCGGAGAAACGTACTTTTCCCGGAGCCAGACGGGCCAATAATGCAAACAACTTCCTTTTCGCGAATGTCCGTCGTAATCCCCTTTAGCACTTCATGTTCTCCAAACGATTTATGCAAATCATTTACTTTAATCATGTCCGTTCCAATCTCCGTTCTGTGTAGCGTAATAAAAGGGAAGCCGGAATCGTGATCGCTAAGTAAAACAGGCAGACAAGCAAATATGTATCAAAATACGAAGCAGATAAACCTGTATACGTTCTGCTTTGATACATTAAATCGGCAACGGCGATTGTCGATAAGAGCGACGTATCTTTTAAACTGATAATAAATTGGTTGCCGAATGGAGGAATCATTACCTTAATAGCTTGAGGCCAAATAATATAGCGCATTGTTTGACTCCCTGTTAAACCTAGCGACCTGCCAGCTTCCATTTGCCCTTTGTCTATCGATTGTACCCCGCCGCGGACAATCTCGGCAATATAGGCGCCTGAGTTAATCGCAATGACAAAAATACCAGTGTAAAGCGGATCAAACCGTAAATCCAACAGACCTGGAATCCCGAAATGGATAAAAAAGATTTGTGCCAGCAAAGGCGTTCCCCGAATGGCTTCCACAAAAATTGCTGCAATTGCTCTCACGAATCCAATACGAGACAGGCGCATCAATCCGAAAGTCGAGCCAACGATACTTCCTAAAAAAACACCGACGAGCGTAATTAAAACCGTGTATTTCAAACCTTCCCATAAAAAAGGCAATGCCCCAAAATCCATTTTTTATCTCACCTCTTGATGAAAGCTGGCATAGCGATGTTTCACATGCCTTCTGGTCGTTCTCCGAAGTACTTTTCATAAATATCGCCGTACGTGCCGTTTTCCATGAGCGTCGCCAGCGCTTCATTTACTGGTTCAACGAGGTCTGAGCCTTTTGGAAAGGCAATCCCATATTCCTCACCTGTTAAACGCTCGCCTACCATTTTCATTTGCCCTTCTCCTTGCTGTTGCATGAAATACTGCACATTAGGCATGTCATATAAAACGGCATCGACATGGCCAGCAAGCAACGCTTGGTAGGCTTCTGTAATTTCAGGGTAAGCATCCACTTGCGCCTCCGTATTATCTTCTAAATACGTTTGGCTCGTCGATGACAGCCTCGTTGCCACTTTTGTGGACGAAGTGATGTCATCTATCGATTGGATCACATCATCCTCTTCTGCTACCGCAAGGACTAAGCCCGATTCATAATAAGGGTCGGAAAAATCAATGTTTTCTTTACGTTCTTCAGTAATGGTCATCCCATTAATGGCAGCGTCATAACTTCCTTGTTCAATCCCTGACAACGCCCCGGAAAAATCCATTTGCTGAAATTCAACAGCAAAACCAGCTTCTTCAGCGATCGCTTTCATTAATTCGATGTCAAAGCCTGTTAGTTCATTTGTCTCTAAATCAATAAATTCAAATGGGACAAAATTATTATCGGTAGCCACTTGGTAAGTCTCAACATTGTCACCATCCGCCCCGCCTGTATGGTCGCTCGCCCCTGTTTCACTATTATTACAAGCTGCGAGGACGAGAACAGCACTTGCTACAAAGGCAGTCCCTAATCGTATGGTCATAGCCATCCCCCTTTTTCTTTTTTTCTGTTAATTATGCTAGTTTAGCATGTTGGTACTGTTAGTACAAAAGCGTTTATCCTTGTTCTCCCTCGGTGAGCACAAGCATGGTTAAGGAATACCTCGCTTTTCTAGTTCATTCGCTATTTAGCAGCCAATAAACCCCTCATTCATATGATATAATTCTACAAAAAACAGGCGGTGGCCGTAATTGGTGTTTAAAAGCGAAAAAGGAATCACTTATTCAGTGATCATGTATTCCCTCATGATCGTATTAAGCATTGATATTGTCTTTGACTTGAATGTAGCCGCTTTCCCAGTGCAAAACGCTTTTATAAAAAAGCCAGTATTGGTACTGTTTTTGCTCCTGATTGGTTCGATATTTTTCAGGACAAAGTATGTCCTTAAACCAAAGTCAAAAACCATCGTCGTTGTGTTTGGTTTTTATAAGAAAACAATCAACATCAATACGATTAACGCGATGAGGTTTACAAAGGATTTTTTCGCTTCCCCTGCGCTCTCAAGCAACAAAATTGAAATCGAATACAGTCACTCTAATCTTATTCGAATTTCTCCTAAAGAGAAGCAGTTATTCATAGAACAAGTGAAAAGGATCAATCCTGGTATAAACATAAAGCAAACAAAAAGAAAGTAATAGGATGCTAAAAATCCAGTTCGTCGACGAATCTCTAAGACTGGCTCAACGTTAAAAATCGTTTTCGACTGGGGCGGCTTATCTACCTATGCTTAAAAACCAATCACCTAGCCTGATAAAAAATGAGAGCGTTAGGCTATAAGCCGAGGTTGGGAACGATCTGTTCCCAACCTCTTTACCCATTATTGCGCAATTTAAAACAAACCACTTTCTGTTCTGTCATCTCTAATATAGAAAACTTTACCCCTTCTCGCCCTAATCCTGATTGCTTTGTTCCTCCAAACGGCATCGCATCAATACGGAAATCGGAGCTATCATTGACCATGACACCGCCTGCTTCCAGCTCTCGAATTGCCTGAAAAACAGCATTCATATTCTCTGTAAATAAGCCAGCGTGCAAGCCATATTCCGATTGGTTGGCCCTTTCAATTCCCTCTGCAAGAGACTTGATCTTATAAAGCAAGACCACTGGCCCAAAAATTTCTTCTTTAGCGAGCATGCACTCATCTGGAACGTTTTCAAGAACCGTTGGTTCATAAAAAGCGCCGCTCCGCTTGCCTCCGCATAAAAGGACTGCGCCCATCCGCAGGGCGTCGTCTACCATGAACGCAACACGCTTTGCTTCTTTTTCAGATATAAGGGGTCCCATATCGGTCTTTTCAGATAGTTTCTCACCCATCATGTAAGCACAGGACTGTTTGACAAACAGATCTTTAAAGTGGTCATAAACCTCTGCATGGACGTACAAGCGCTGCACGCCTATGCAGTTTTGCCCCGCTGCCCAGAAGGCACCGCTCACATTTGCTTTTACTGCGTCTTCAATCTGGGCATCTTCGAGGACGATGACTGGTGAATTAGAGCCAAGTTCCATGCTTTTTTTCTTCAAACCTGCCTTTTTGGCAATTTCAAGTCCAGCCTCTATTCCCCCTGTGAAGGAAACCATTCGCACGTCAGAATGGGTGATGAGCACATCGCCAACTTCACTGCCCAATCCGGTCATAACGGACAGAATCCCTTTTGGCAATCCTGCATCCATAAAGGCTTCGGCTAACAAGAGTGCGCTTAATGGCGTTGCTGTTGCCGGTTTTAACACAATCGCATTGCCTGCAGCAATAGCTGGGCCAATCTTATGGGCGACCAAATTCAGAGGGTCGTTAAACGGCGTAATGGCGCCAATGATGCCAAGAGGATGTCGTTCATAATAACCAAAGCGCCCTGTTCCCCCTGGGGACTGGTCAAACGGAATTGTTTCACCCGTTACGCGCCGTGCTTCCTCTGCACATAATCGCAATGTCTCGACACACCGACCCGTCTCCTTCCGCGCTTCGCGAATCGTTTTGCTTCCTTCTGTAGCAATGGTACGTGCAAATCGTTCTTTGTGGGCTTCAACAAAATCGGCAGCTCGATTTAAAATCGCCATTCGCTTGTAAACAGGAAGAGCAGCCGATGCTTTCGCCCCCTCCTTTGCACGAGCAATCGCCTGCTCCATATCTGTTTTTGACGCTTTTGGGACAAGCGCGACCAACTGATCATTTTCTGGATTTCGGACTTCCATTGTCTCGGTCCGGTCTACCCATTCGCCTGCGAGCAACATTTGTTGCCGCCTTAAATCCAGTTTCATTGGACCGCCTCCTTTACTGATTCGTCACTTTTCTATTCTCCTCCATAAAAAAGTGGCAATCGATCAAATCACTTAACAAGGCATAGCCAGTTTCTTTCTTGCCTGCCCCCGCACCTGTCAACGTAATATCCCCCGCTAGGTCGCAGCTGTACGTAATCGCATTCGTGGCACCATCAATTGATGAAAGGGGATGATTTGAATCAAGCAACATCGGTTTGACAGCCGCCTTCACACCGTCAGCGGTTCTTCGAATTGTGCCAAGCATTTTCCAACGCTTCCCTTGCTGTTTCGCGGTCTGAATCTCGGCAGCTGATAACGCCTTTAAACCGACCCGTTCCACATCGCCAGGCGTAAGCGCTTCTCCCATAACGGTATTGGCCAGAATGACGATTTTGTATAAAGCATCGTAGCCTTCCACATCGCTTGTCGGATCGGCTTCAGCATATCCTTTTTCCTGAGCTTGTTTTAAAGCGTCATGATAGGACATGCCGTCTTCCATCTGTGTTAACATATAATTCGTTGTCCCATTTAAAATTCCGTTCACTTCCGTAAACGTATTTCCAATGAGTGCTGTACGGGCTAAGCGTAAAGCCGGCGTTCCGCTCATAACCGTGCCTTCAAAACCAAGATAGACACCGTTTTCAGCCGCTAACTCTGACAGTTGTTTGTAAGCCATTGCTATCGGCCCTTTATTCGTCATCACTACATGCTTTTTTGCCGCAAATGCCGTTTTGCAGTGTGTGATGGCTGGTTCGCCTGTTTTGATATCCGTAAACGTCGCTTCAACTATGACATCCGCATCGGTCTGCACGATTGTCGTCATTGCATCAAGACCCCTCACAAGCGTAGCGGAATCAGGATAGCCCTCTAATGAGCCAACAGTTGCTGCCAAGTGAAGCACTTTATCGAGATCGAGACCATTTCGATCATACAATGACCCAATTTTAAAATCGGAAATCGCCACTACTTTAGGCGCCATTCCCGTTTGTTGCCTCGTTTTTTCACATTGATTGGCCAAAATTTCTGCCAGTCCTTGGCCGACAACGCCAAAACCAAGAATCGCCAATATCATGGTCGCACTCACTCCTTTTTATTTAAGGCATACGCGCATACGCCTGCCATAAGCGCTGCTCCTTTTGGAAGGCAAGCTTCATCGATTTGGAACTGTGGCGTATGCAAATCAAACTCGCCATGTCGAGGCTGGCAACCTAAGAAAAACAGCGCCGCTTTTGTCGTTTTGGCCATATGGGCAAAATCCTCACTTCCTAACCCGTAAGGCCCAGTAACAATACGATCATTTGGATAAAGATGGTGGGCCGCCTGTTTGATTAGCGCAATCGCCTCACTGTCATTTACGAGCGCCGGCTCGCCACGTTCGACTGTACATGCGCCTTCACCGCCAAACACATTGGCTATAGCAAAAGCATTGCTTACTTCTTCCGTAAGTTTTTTGCGAACATCGTCGTTGTAACAACGGATCGTGCCTTCTACTTCAACGATTTCAGGGATGACGTTGTTTGCTTTGCCGCCATGAATTTGGCCAATGCTAATCACGGCCGGTTCAAGCGGGGAGGAAAAGC is a genomic window of Shouchella clausii containing:
- a CDS encoding ABC transporter ATP-binding protein translates to MRRLANDPILQIRDLRTSFFTKELEVKAVDGVTFDVEKGKTLGIVGESGSGKSITSLSILNLLSHPGKVVGGEILFKGDDLLKKTPAQMRKIRGNEISMIFQEPMTSLNPTFTVGQQISESFRIHEHLSKKQARARSIEMLKLVGIPSPEKRIDQYPFELSGGMRQRVMIAIALACNPDLLIADEPTTALDVTIQAQILELIKDLQNRLGMSVIMITHDLGVVAETCDNVAVMYGGQVVEYASVHDLFTKPRHPYTVGLMQSLPRHDEDVEGDLSIIKGSVPAPADMPKGCRFAPRCPFASDICKELPELETNEDGSQIRCWIYTDKWDKPEVNVREQYATKS
- a CDS encoding ABC transporter ATP-binding protein — encoded protein: MYVSNTLLKVDHLKQYFPIKGGFLGRTVNHVKAVDDISFEVKEGETVSIVGESGCGKSTTGRAILRLDEPTSGKIQFQGEDLLSLNRAQMRKKRKDLQIIFQDPYASINPRQTVRQVLSEAMTIQGVAPAKDHDRLIRELMKTVGLGEHQIDRFPHEFSGGQRQRVGIARALAVNPKLIICDEAVSALDVSIQAQVINLLKKLQRELKLTYLFISHDLGVVRHISDRVIVMYLGRIVEMGDKKSVFDNPQHPYTKALLSAIPKPDPSIKKERIILQGDVPSPIDPPSGCRFHTRCPFATEKCKTEVPELRTTKGMANSHAGACHYMEEISSGEHQPAYS
- a CDS encoding amino acid ABC transporter ATP-binding protein produces the protein MIKVNDLHKSFGEHEVLKGITTDIREKEVVCIIGPSGSGKSTFLRCLNRLEDITAGEVVIDGVNIADPKTNINAVRQEVGMVFQHFNLFPHKTVLENITLAPLKVRGIEKGEAVAAAKKLLEKVGLGDKADAYPASLSGGQKQRVAIARALSMNPKVMLFDEPTSALDPELVGDVLSVMKELALEGMTMIVVTHEMGFAREVGDRVIFMDEGRLVEEGTPVEIFEQTKNERTKSFLSKVL
- a CDS encoding amino acid ABC transporter permease, which codes for MDFGALPFLWEGLKYTVLITLVGVFLGSIVGSTFGLMRLSRIGFVRAIAAIFVEAIRGTPLLAQIFFIHFGIPGLLDLRFDPLYTGIFVIAINSGAYIAEIVRGGVQSIDKGQMEAGRSLGLTGSQTMRYIIWPQAIKVMIPPFGNQFIISLKDTSLLSTIAVADLMYQSRTYTGLSASYFDTYLLVCLFYLAITIPASLLLRYTERRLERT
- a CDS encoding transporter substrate-binding domain-containing protein, with the translated sequence MTIRLGTAFVASAVLVLAACNNSETGASDHTGGADGDNVETYQVATDNNFVPFEFIDLETNELTGFDIELMKAIAEEAGFAVEFQQMDFSGALSGIEQGSYDAAINGMTITEERKENIDFSDPYYESGLVLAVAEEDDVIQSIDDITSSTKVATRLSSTSQTYLEDNTEAQVDAYPEITEAYQALLAGHVDAVLYDMPNVQYFMQQQGEGQMKMVGERLTGEEYGIAFPKGSDLVEPVNEALATLMENGTYGDIYEKYFGERPEGM
- a CDS encoding PH domain-containing protein, which produces MFKSEKGITYSVIMYSLMIVLSIDIVFDLNVAAFPVQNAFIKKPVLVLFLLLIGSIFFRTKYVLKPKSKTIVVVFGFYKKTININTINAMRFTKDFFASPALSSNKIEIEYSHSNLIRISPKEKQLFIEQVKRINPGINIKQTKRK
- a CDS encoding aldehyde dehydrogenase family protein; the protein is MKLDLRRQQMLLAGEWVDRTETMEVRNPENDQLVALVPKASKTDMEQAIARAKEGAKASAALPVYKRMAILNRAADFVEAHKERFARTIATEGSKTIREARKETGRCVETLRLCAEEARRVTGETIPFDQSPGGTGRFGYYERHPLGIIGAITPFNDPLNLVAHKIGPAIAAGNAIVLKPATATPLSALLLAEAFMDAGLPKGILSVMTGLGSEVGDVLITHSDVRMVSFTGGIEAGLEIAKKAGLKKKSMELGSNSPVIVLEDAQIEDAVKANVSGAFWAAGQNCIGVQRLYVHAEVYDHFKDLFVKQSCAYMMGEKLSEKTDMGPLISEKEAKRVAFMVDDALRMGAVLLCGGKRSGAFYEPTVLENVPDECMLAKEEIFGPVVLLYKIKSLAEGIERANQSEYGLHAGLFTENMNAVFQAIRELEAGGVMVNDSSDFRIDAMPFGGTKQSGLGREGVKFSILEMTEQKVVCFKLRNNG
- a CDS encoding homoserine dehydrogenase encodes the protein MILAILGFGVVGQGLAEILANQCEKTRQQTGMAPKVVAISDFKIGSLYDRNGLDLDKVLHLAATVGSLEGYPDSATLVRGLDAMTTIVQTDADVIVEATFTDIKTGEPAITHCKTAFAAKKHVVMTNKGPIAMAYKQLSELAAENGVYLGFEGTVMSGTPALRLARTALIGNTFTEVNGILNGTTNYMLTQMEDGMSYHDALKQAQEKGYAEADPTSDVEGYDALYKIVILANTVMGEALTPGDVERVGLKALSAAEIQTAKQQGKRWKMLGTIRRTADGVKAAVKPMLLDSNHPLSSIDGATNAITYSCDLAGDITLTGAGAGKKETGYALLSDLIDCHFFMEENRKVTNQ